aaaataaaGTTAGAaactaaagtgattgtatcactataatctaaatgaataaaatgataACAACAATGCACTAATGCTATAAAATTAAAGGGtacttttgttcaaaattttttaacatgTTGAGTTAAATTACTTATGGAGGTAACGTGACGAAAAGATAatgttagggggtaaactgatagtAATGATATAGTtcaagggggtaaagtgataataaccctttttAATTGTCGCtaatcagccaaaaaaaaaaaaaatgaaagacttATATTAAGTGCAGGCAAATGCCGTTCGTCTCTGTGCTCACCTGCTACAAAACTGGAGACCATTTTTGTTCAACTTCTAAAGCAATAATCAAGCAGCCTAAATCGTTGATTCGAAAAGTTGCAGGAATGGAAAGAGTGGAGAATCTTACTGAGCTTCTTGCAGCTCAAAATCATGTAGGCAACCAAATGCTCAACTTCAGAAAGTCCGCGTCTCTAAAATGTGTAATTGAACTGGGAATCCCAGATGCCATCAATCAACATGGGAAGCCTATCACACTTTCTCAGTTGGTTTCTGCCCTTCCAATTAACCCTTCCAAAGCTAGCCACATCTATCGCTTGATGCGATTCTTATCAAAGGCCGGCTTCTTTGTTCTACAAGATCAAGGCTATGCGCTCACAGCTGCAGGCCGTCTTCTTTTAAAAGACGAGCCTTTCAATTTAAGGGCACTTATCTTTTTTATGAGCGACCCTGTTTTAGTGAAGCCCTGGAATTCTTTGACTAAGTGGTTCAGGAATGATGATCCCTCTCCATTTGATACGGCGCATGGGAAAAACTTCTGGGCTTATGCTGCTGAAGAGCCTAATTTTGCAAACCTCTTCAATGAAGCCATGGCCAATGGTTCGACTTTAATCGGTCAGGTGATGATGACCCACTGCAAGTTTGTGTTTGACGGCTTGACATCTTTAGTGGATGTTGGGGGTGGCACAGGGGCAGTTGCTAGGGCCATTGCCCAAAATTTCCCCAACATGGAGTGTGTTGTGTGTGATCTCCCACACGTGATTGCCGGCCAAGAGGGAACTGAGAACTTGGACTTTGTTGCAGGAGATATGCTAGAGAAGGTACCTGCTGCTGATGCAATCTTGCTCAAGGTAATTAAGGACATTTTCCATGAAATCCGTTTTTTCCCTAGCCACTCGAATAATTAAGAAACAATTGAGACAATATTGATATAGAACTCTACAACGAtttcaataaaatgaaatataaaCAATTGAACGTCCAGCTTTAACAGTTGATTTGCAAGATCGCTAACATAGACGCCTGTTGTATGAaagaataacaataataatcatatgcaaaatttttgcTCTAGAGGTTAGAATGTTTGCTAAAGAAACTGGAGTTCTTGGCGCTCATTAATCGATGCGTGAGGCAGTGATGGAGTGTGATAAGCTTAATTTAGGATGCCAACACAACAAATTTCTTTAAtctaaattttgtgattttactGG
The DNA window shown above is from Coffea arabica cultivar ET-39 chromosome 5e, Coffea Arabica ET-39 HiFi, whole genome shotgun sequence and carries:
- the LOC140006315 gene encoding probable O-methyltransferase 3, with translation MERVENLTELLAAQNHVGNQMLNFRKSASLKCVIELGIPDAINQHGKPITLSQLVSALPINPSKASHIYRLMRFLSKAGFFVLQDQGYALTAAGRLLLKDEPFNLRALIFFMSDPVLVKPWNSLTKWFRNDDPSPFDTAHGKNFWAYAAEEPNFANLFNEAMANGSTLIGQVMMTHCKFVFDGLTSLVDVGGGTGAVARAIAQNFPNMECVVCDLPHVIAGQEGTENLDFVAGDMLEKVPAADAILLKGILHDWSDEDCVKILKNCKEAIPGRDKGGKVIIIDMILESQMKDEESVETQVGMDMLMLMCYGAKERTEKEWAKLFQDAGFSDYKVLPVLGVRCLIEVYH